In a single window of the Elaeis guineensis isolate ETL-2024a chromosome 4, EG11, whole genome shotgun sequence genome:
- the LOC105042795 gene encoding uncharacterized protein, with translation MARRESAKREEEGPKVCINEALTDDELRAVLARLEREEEKDTFGLVCKRWLRLQSSERRRLRARAGPAMLRRMAHRFSGVVELDLSQSASRSFYPGVTDSDLSVIAAGFRILRVLNLQNCKGVTDSGMIILGNGLQMLQSLDISHCRKLTDKGLTAVALGCCSLRRFHLAGCKSITDDLLQALSRSCSHLEELGLAGCNNITDSGLSFLANGCRYIKYLDVSKCSKIGDVGVSRIAEVSSSSLKTLKLLDCYKVGDKSIFSLANSCHNLETLVIGGCRDVSDGSMKSLALACANSLKNLRMDWCLNIADLSLSCLLSNCRYLMALDIGCCDKITDSAFQALGMGGFESDLKVLKASNCLRITVTGVGTILQYCKSMEYLDLRSCPNVTRLGCEQAGLQFPEHCKTNFEGSLSESNAMVDMFFEGKPE, from the exons ATGGCAAGGCGGGAGAGCGCCAAGCGCGAGGAGGAGGGGCCGAAGGTCTGCATCAATGAGGCCCTCACCGACGACGAGCTCCGGGCGGTGCTGGCGAggctggagagagaggaggagaaggacACGTTTGGCCTCGTGTGCAAGCGGTGGCTCCGGCTGCAGAGCTCCGAGAGGCGCCGCCTTCGGGCCCGGGCGGGTCCCGCCATGCTCCGCCGCATGGCCCACCGCTTCTCCGGCGTCGTCGAGCTCGACCTCTCCCAGTCCGCTTCCCGCTCCTTCTATCCCGGCGTCACCGATTCCGATCTCTCGGTAATTGCAGCCGGGTTCCGGATCTTGCGAGTTCTTAATCTCCAGAATTGTAAAG GTGTTACTGATTCTGGGATGATAATTTTGGGAAATGGCCTTCAAATGCTCCAGTCCTTGGACATTTCGCACTGCAGAAAACTTACAGACAAGGGATTGACAGCTGTTGCACTGGGTTGTTGCAGTTTGAGAAGGTTCCACCTTGCTGGCTGCAAATCCATCACAGATGATCTATTGCAAGCTTTATCCAGGAGCTGCTCTCACCTAGAAGAGCTAGGATTAGCAGGTTGCAACAACATAACTGACTCTGGGCTCTCATTTCTTGCCAATGGTTGTCGttatattaaatatttagatGTTAGTAAATGTAGCAAGATTGGTGATGTTGGAGTTTCGAGAATCGCTGAGGTCTCTTCATCATCTCTGAAGACCCTAAAGCTGTTGGATTGCTACAAAGTTGGTGATAAATCCATATTTTCCTTGGCTAACTCCTGCCATAACCTCGAGACCTTGGTTATTGGTGGATGTCGTGATGTTTCTGATGGGTCAATGAAATCCTTAGCACTTGCCTGTGCTAACAGCCTGAAAAACTTGCGAATGGATTGGTGTTTAAACATCGCTGACTTATCCTTGAGCTGCTTGCTGTCAAATTGTAGATATCTCATGGCTCTTGATATCGGGTGCTGTGATAAAATAACAGATTCAGCATTTCAGGCACTAGGAATGGGAGGATTTGAGTCAGATTTGAAAGTTTTGAAGGCCAGTAACTGCCTGCGGATCACAGTTACAGGAGTAGGCACAATATTGCAGTACTGCAAGTCCATGGAGTATCTTGATCTACGGTCTTGTCCAAATGTTACGAGGCTTGGTTGTGAGCAAGCTGGTTTGCAGTTTCCTGAACACTGCAAAACGAACTTTGAGGGCAGCCTATCAGAGAGTAATGCTATGGTTGACATGTTCTTTGAAGGCAAACCAGAATAA